The Pedobacter mucosus genome window below encodes:
- a CDS encoding SPFH domain-containing protein — translation MQYTLYILIFVGIIILLSSFVTVKQGTIAVVTVFGKYQRQLRPGLNFKIPLIEQIYSRISIQNRSVELSFQAVTQDQANVYFKAMLLYSVVNQEEETIKNVAFKFVDATNLMQALIRTIEGSIRAYVATQKQANVLAQRNEIVLHVKEQIDQVLDGWGYHLQDLQLNDITFDEEIMRSMSRVVASNNLKAAAENEGQALLITKTKAAEADGNAIKIAATAEREAAQLRGQGIALFRAEVAHGMSKAAQEMEQANLDISVILFTMWTESIKHFAENGNGNVIFLDGSSDGMNKTMKEMMAMQMNKQNEPKSKDN, via the coding sequence ATGCAATACACTTTATATATTCTAATTTTCGTCGGGATAATAATCCTTTTGAGTTCCTTTGTAACTGTTAAACAGGGAACTATCGCTGTTGTTACCGTTTTTGGAAAATACCAAAGGCAATTGCGCCCAGGTTTAAACTTCAAAATTCCGCTGATTGAGCAAATTTATTCGCGAATTTCTATTCAAAATAGGTCTGTTGAGTTATCATTTCAAGCGGTAACTCAAGATCAGGCAAATGTATATTTTAAGGCAATGCTTTTATATTCGGTGGTAAATCAGGAAGAAGAAACTATTAAAAATGTTGCTTTTAAATTTGTTGATGCTACCAATTTAATGCAAGCCTTAATAAGGACCATTGAAGGATCTATACGTGCTTATGTTGCTACGCAAAAACAAGCAAATGTACTTGCTCAACGAAACGAAATCGTTTTGCATGTTAAAGAACAAATCGATCAAGTTTTGGATGGCTGGGGTTATCATTTACAGGATCTTCAATTAAATGATATTACTTTTGATGAAGAAATTATGCGCTCAATGAGTCGTGTTGTGGCATCTAATAACTTAAAAGCTGCGGCAGAAAATGAAGGTCAGGCTTTATTAATTACTAAAACCAAAGCTGCAGAAGCTGATGGTAATGCGATTAAAATTGCGGCAACGGCAGAACGTGAGGCTGCTCAATTGCGTGGACAAGGAATTGCTTTATTCCGTGCTGAAGTTGCTCATGGTATGAGTAAAGCAGCACAGGAAATGGAGCAAGCTAATCTAGATATTTCCGTAATTTTATTCACCATGTGGACAGAATCAATTAAACATTTTGCAGAAAATGGCAATGGTAATGTGATCTTTTTAGATGGAAGTAGTGATGGAATGAATAAGACGATGAAAGAAATGATGGCCATGCAGATGAATAAGCAAAATGAACCAAAAAGTAAGGATAATTAA
- a CDS encoding carboxy terminal-processing peptidase produces the protein MLKRIFLVIFTAAVLACHAAPKTQPIVDGVTNVKPDEQQQLVIKEVVNLIESYNYKKIQINDSISSLILDKYIKSLDQGKNYFLASDIKEFEKYRKTLDDDFKNGDLSGPFYIYNVYAKRLNEYFNYSLAQIKTKYDFNQNDTFVYDREKMPWATSVSTLNETWRKRVKYELVNLNLAGTAEAKNVETLTKRYQNLQSQTSKTNNQDVFQILMDAFTESIDPHTNYFVPSKATEFNEEMSRSFEGIGARLQLENEVVKISEIIPGGPAFKGKQLSAGDRIIAVAQGDGDFLDIVGWRLDATVSKIKGPKGTKVRLKVIPVGKEMSSKPVIIEMVREKVILEDQSAKKKVKTITTNGKNYKIGIISLPAFYADFKAANAGDKNYKSTTRDVKLLIDTLKNQDKVDAIVMDLRGNGGGSLVEAISLTGLFIDKGPVVQVKDLRGKIEVDQDENTGIAWDGPFGVMVDRLSASASEIFAGAIQDYGRGIIMGSQTYGKGTVQSSIDLNKLVNPSILQRVAGLIAKDKTVGTSPNTAAADINLGQINLTMAKFYRVAGSSTQHKGVTPDVVFPSVYPMDKIGEDTEASALPWDVIPSSTFKAVANFATVKPALIKNSEQRISNSLDFKYLKQDIADLKKRDSEVAVTLNEAKLKAERDAQEAKSITRQNQLRALRGLPAIKKGDKITKQDSFDFIEDESLKVMGDFMQQAGNYVMNLGTSFK, from the coding sequence ATGTTAAAGAGAATATTCTTAGTAATTTTTACTGCCGCAGTACTTGCTTGTCATGCCGCACCAAAAACGCAGCCCATTGTTGATGGCGTTACGAATGTTAAACCAGATGAGCAACAACAACTTGTAATAAAGGAGGTTGTAAATTTAATTGAAAGTTATAACTATAAAAAAATTCAGATAAATGATTCTATATCATCTCTTATTTTAGATAAGTATATAAAATCACTAGATCAGGGGAAAAATTATTTTTTAGCCTCTGATATTAAAGAATTTGAGAAATATAGAAAAACTTTAGATGATGACTTTAAAAATGGCGATTTAAGCGGTCCATTTTATATTTATAATGTTTATGCTAAAAGATTGAATGAATACTTTAATTATTCTTTAGCTCAAATAAAAACTAAATACGATTTTAACCAAAACGATACTTTTGTTTACGATAGAGAAAAAATGCCTTGGGCAACTTCTGTTTCTACATTAAATGAAACCTGGCGCAAGCGTGTTAAATACGAATTGGTAAACCTAAATTTAGCAGGAACAGCAGAAGCAAAAAATGTTGAAACCCTTACCAAGAGATATCAAAATTTGCAGTCGCAAACTTCTAAAACCAATAATCAGGATGTATTCCAAATTTTGATGGATGCATTTACGGAGTCAATTGATCCGCATACAAATTATTTTGTTCCGTCAAAAGCAACTGAATTTAATGAAGAAATGTCACGTTCATTTGAAGGTATTGGTGCCCGTTTGCAATTGGAAAATGAGGTGGTAAAAATTTCAGAAATTATTCCTGGTGGACCAGCATTTAAAGGAAAACAATTGAGTGCAGGCGACCGTATAATTGCTGTTGCGCAAGGCGATGGTGATTTCTTGGATATTGTTGGTTGGAGATTGGATGCAACTGTTAGTAAAATTAAAGGTCCGAAAGGAACTAAAGTTCGTTTAAAAGTAATTCCAGTAGGAAAAGAAATGTCTTCTAAACCAGTAATTATTGAGATGGTTAGGGAGAAGGTTATTCTTGAAGATCAATCTGCTAAAAAGAAAGTTAAAACAATTACCACAAACGGTAAAAATTATAAAATAGGCATCATATCACTTCCTGCTTTTTATGCAGATTTTAAAGCTGCAAATGCTGGTGATAAGAATTATAAAAGTACCACAAGAGATGTTAAATTGTTAATTGACACCCTTAAAAATCAAGATAAGGTTGATGCGATTGTAATGGATTTACGCGGAAATGGTGGAGGATCGCTAGTTGAAGCCATTTCATTAACTGGTTTATTTATTGATAAGGGACCAGTTGTACAAGTAAAAGATCTACGTGGTAAAATAGAGGTTGATCAGGATGAAAATACAGGTATTGCCTGGGATGGTCCATTCGGAGTGATGGTTGACCGCTTAAGTGCATCAGCATCAGAAATTTTTGCAGGCGCTATACAAGATTATGGTCGCGGTATAATAATGGGAAGTCAAACTTATGGCAAAGGAACTGTTCAATCTTCTATAGATTTAAATAAATTAGTTAATCCAAGCATTTTACAAAGAGTTGCTGGCTTAATTGCTAAAGATAAAACAGTTGGAACATCACCAAACACAGCTGCTGCTGATATCAATTTAGGTCAGATAAACTTAACAATGGCTAAATTTTATAGAGTAGCCGGAAGCAGTACTCAACATAAAGGCGTTACTCCAGATGTTGTTTTCCCTTCGGTTTATCCAATGGATAAAATTGGTGAAGATACTGAAGCTTCAGCTTTACCATGGGATGTTATTCCTAGTTCTACCTTTAAAGCCGTTGCAAATTTTGCTACTGTTAAACCAGCACTAATTAAAAATAGTGAGCAACGTATTTCAAATTCTTTAGATTTTAAATATTTGAAACAAGATATTGCTGACCTTAAAAAACGTGATTCAGAGGTTGCCGTAACCTTAAATGAAGCCAAATTAAAAGCCGAACGCGATGCTCAGGAAGCAAAATCAATCACCAGACAAAACCAATTGAGAGCGTTAAGAGGTTTGCCTGCAATTAAAAAAGGCGATAAAATTACCAAACAGGATTCTTTTGATTTTATAGAAGATGAATCATTAAAAGTGATGGGCGATTTTATGCAACAAGCTGGCAATTACGTTATGAATTTAGGAACCTCATTTAAATAA
- a CDS encoding isoaspartyl peptidase/L-asparaginase produces the protein MKLIIHGGFFSESSTNQETKKAKQNALSEIVTQGYDYLKTHSALETVIYTVALLENNDLFNAGIGSQIQSDGKVRLSASLMDGKTEKFSGVINVEDVKNPIEIAQHLLTYDDRVLSGDGAQSFARENGFEYFNPITNQRQLEYEAKLNQQNNKGTVGCVALDDEGNLAAATSTGGKGFEIPSRVSDSATVAGNYANKFAGISCTGVGEDITSGALAAKIVTRVTDGFTLKDASDKSFLELKAFDGFAGIIGISAAGEIYHCDSHPHMVWASFDVNLQVFK, from the coding sequence ATGAAATTAATTATACATGGTGGTTTTTTTAGTGAATCATCAACTAATCAGGAAACAAAAAAAGCTAAACAAAATGCCTTATCTGAAATTGTTACTCAAGGTTATGATTACTTAAAAACGCATTCTGCTTTAGAAACAGTAATTTATACGGTTGCGCTTTTAGAAAATAATGATTTATTTAATGCTGGTATTGGTTCGCAAATTCAAAGCGACGGAAAAGTGAGGTTAAGTGCCTCATTAATGGATGGAAAAACGGAAAAATTTAGTGGAGTAATTAATGTGGAGGATGTTAAAAATCCGATAGAAATTGCACAGCATCTTTTAACTTATGACGATCGCGTTTTAAGTGGAGATGGTGCCCAAAGCTTCGCCCGAGAAAATGGTTTCGAATATTTTAATCCCATAACTAATCAGCGACAGCTAGAATATGAGGCAAAGTTAAATCAGCAAAACAATAAAGGCACCGTCGGTTGTGTGGCTCTGGATGATGAAGGAAATCTGGCTGCAGCAACTTCTACAGGCGGCAAAGGATTTGAAATACCTTCACGTGTTAGCGATTCGGCAACGGTTGCAGGCAATTATGCAAACAAATTTGCAGGGATTTCTTGTACAGGTGTAGGAGAAGATATTACAAGTGGGGCTTTGGCTGCTAAAATTGTTACAAGAGTAACGGATGGCTTTACACTTAAAGATGCATCTGATAAATCATTTTTAGAACTCAAAGCTTTCGATGGCTTTGCTGGCATCATTGGAATATCTGCCGCAGGCGAAATTTATCACTGCGATTCTCATCCTCATATGGTTTGGGCATCCTTTGATGTTAATTTACAGGTATTTAAGTAA
- a CDS encoding cyanophycinase yields MVPKGKLIIIGGAINTGSFAETQFGLPENMNFFERGILKRITVESAKDAESRFEIITTASLMPEKVGEEYIKAYAQLDVHNLGVLNISNREEANSESNCERIRAADVIIFTGGDQLRLSSIFGGTKIHQILLDKYRNEHVVIAGTSAGAAASSKNMIYQGSSKDALLKGEVKITGGLGFIDDVIVDTHFVQRGRIGRLLYAAASNPGILGIGLGEDTGLFISDGHVMEAIGSGMVILVDGRHMADTNLTDVEMGQPVSIKNMVVHVMCDGDVYDLKDHSLIIHHPKVIPIG; encoded by the coding sequence ATGGTTCCGAAAGGTAAACTCATCATTATAGGCGGGGCAATAAACACTGGCAGTTTCGCTGAAACGCAATTTGGATTGCCTGAAAACATGAACTTTTTCGAACGTGGAATTCTAAAAAGAATCACTGTAGAATCTGCAAAAGATGCAGAATCACGTTTTGAAATCATTACTACAGCCTCTTTAATGCCAGAAAAAGTTGGCGAAGAATATATTAAAGCTTATGCACAATTGGATGTTCATAATCTTGGTGTGCTAAATATTTCTAATCGCGAAGAGGCAAATTCAGAATCTAATTGTGAACGTATAAGAGCTGCTGATGTAATAATTTTTACTGGTGGCGACCAACTTCGACTTTCTTCAATTTTCGGAGGAACGAAAATTCATCAAATCTTGCTTGATAAATATAGAAATGAGCATGTAGTTATTGCAGGTACATCTGCCGGTGCAGCGGCAAGTTCAAAAAACATGATTTACCAAGGAAGTAGTAAAGACGCTTTACTTAAAGGTGAGGTGAAAATTACGGGCGGTTTAGGTTTTATTGATGATGTAATTGTTGATACACATTTTGTTCAACGCGGTAGAATCGGTCGTTTGTTATATGCTGCAGCTAGTAATCCAGGCATATTAGGTATTGGTTTAGGCGAAGATACTGGCTTATTTATTTCAGACGGACATGTTATGGAAGCCATTGGCTCAGGCATGGTTATATTAGTAGATGGCCGACACATGGCTGATACCAATTTAACGGATGTAGAAATGGGTCAACCTGTTTCCATAAAAAATATGGTTGTACACGTAATGTGTGATGGTGATGTTTATGATTTGAAAGATCATAGTTTAATAATTCATCACCCAAAAGTTATTCCTATAGGATAA
- the cphA gene encoding cyanophycin synthetase: protein MHNLQSLFLPGRSVAYWAKYSQLAIKQNKLEMKISNIQVLRGPNIWSISRKKLIQMRLDLEELEQKPTNVIDGFGERLEKLIPSMFTHRCSKGVEGGFFARVKEGTWMGHVIEHIALEIQSIAGMETGFGRTRQTKTEGIYNVVFSYLEEKVGVYAAEAAVNIAEALIKGEEYDLDHDIRRMKEIRELEALGPSTGSIVEEAVKRSIPWIRLNKSSLVQLGYGKNQVRFRATMTEKTSSIAVDIASNKEETKRLLTEAAIPVASGVTISNIDDLEASVNKVGFPLVFKPLDGNHGKGATINVKTLEAAIAAFEYAKTYSRRVIIEKFITGFDFRILVIDHKVVAAAQRDPAHVRGNGIHTIQELIDKENEDPKRGYGHENVLTEISVDRDTLDLLAKKEYTLETIPEKGEIVYLKSTANLSTGGTSIDVTDIVHPQNIFICERISRVIGLDICGIDIMAQNLTQPLNENGGVVLEVNAAPGFRMHLAPSEGLPRNVAASVIDMLYPQGKLSQIPIIAVTGTNGKTTTTRLIAHIIRSNGKRVGFTTSDGVYVHNTMLMKGDTTGPVSAEFILKDPTVEFAVLETARGGILRAGLGFNACDIGVITNIQEDHLGISDIHTLDDLARVKEVVIGAVRRKGWAVLNADNGYCVKIARNARCNVAYFSMDENNPVIKEHCKKGGIAAIYENGYITIKTGDWKLRVDKATHIPLTFGGSVNFMIQNVLAATLAAYLWGYKPEDIRLSLETFIPSAAHTPGRMNVFRFKDFKVLVDFAHNPDGFNGVKAYLQSVEATEHVGIISGTGDRRDEDIIETARISGQMFDKIYICQEKYLRGRKQQELIDLLVTGIREIDPNKEIIINNKSTECLQDAIDHAKKGSYLTILSNTIDNTIQRVTEHLDKELEG from the coding sequence ATGCATAATTTACAGTCATTATTTTTACCAGGCAGATCCGTAGCTTATTGGGCTAAATACAGCCAGTTGGCAATTAAACAGAATAAATTAGAGATGAAGATATCAAACATACAAGTATTAAGGGGGCCAAATATTTGGTCGATAAGTCGAAAGAAACTCATTCAAATGAGATTAGATTTGGAAGAGTTAGAGCAAAAGCCAACCAATGTGATAGATGGTTTTGGAGAACGGTTAGAAAAATTAATTCCAAGTATGTTTACTCACCGTTGCTCAAAAGGAGTTGAAGGTGGTTTCTTTGCAAGGGTTAAGGAAGGCACTTGGATGGGTCACGTTATTGAACATATTGCTTTAGAGATTCAATCTATTGCTGGTATGGAAACAGGATTTGGTAGAACCCGCCAAACAAAAACAGAGGGAATTTACAACGTTGTATTTAGTTATCTTGAAGAAAAAGTTGGCGTTTATGCTGCTGAGGCTGCTGTAAACATTGCGGAAGCTTTAATAAAAGGCGAAGAATATGATTTAGACCACGACATTCGCAGGATGAAAGAAATTCGCGAATTGGAAGCGCTTGGGCCAAGTACAGGTTCTATTGTTGAAGAAGCGGTTAAAAGAAGTATTCCTTGGATTAGATTAAATAAAAGCTCACTTGTACAGTTAGGTTATGGCAAAAACCAAGTTCGGTTTAGGGCTACAATGACCGAAAAAACAAGCAGTATAGCGGTTGATATAGCCAGCAATAAAGAAGAAACAAAAAGGTTATTAACTGAAGCCGCTATTCCGGTTGCTTCCGGAGTAACAATTTCTAATATTGATGATTTAGAAGCATCGGTTAATAAAGTTGGTTTTCCATTGGTTTTTAAACCTTTAGATGGAAACCATGGAAAAGGTGCAACTATTAATGTTAAAACTTTAGAAGCTGCAATTGCAGCTTTTGAATATGCTAAAACATATTCTAGAAGGGTTATTATAGAAAAGTTTATTACTGGATTTGATTTTCGGATTTTGGTAATCGATCATAAAGTTGTAGCCGCAGCTCAGCGTGATCCAGCTCATGTTAGGGGAAATGGAATTCATACCATACAAGAATTAATTGATAAGGAAAATGAGGATCCAAAACGTGGTTACGGACATGAAAACGTATTAACTGAAATTTCTGTAGATCGGGATACTTTAGATTTATTGGCGAAAAAGGAATACACTCTGGAAACGATCCCTGAAAAAGGTGAAATCGTTTATTTGAAATCTACGGCAAATTTAAGTACTGGCGGAACATCGATCGATGTAACTGATATTGTTCATCCACAAAATATTTTTATCTGCGAGCGGATTTCGAGAGTTATTGGATTAGATATTTGCGGTATTGATATTATGGCGCAAAACCTTACGCAACCACTAAATGAAAATGGTGGTGTGGTACTGGAAGTGAATGCGGCTCCTGGTTTTAGAATGCACTTGGCCCCAAGCGAAGGTTTACCAAGAAACGTTGCGGCGTCGGTTATTGATATGTTATATCCGCAGGGAAAACTATCTCAAATTCCAATTATTGCCGTAACCGGAACAAATGGAAAAACCACTACCACACGTTTAATAGCGCATATTATTCGTAGCAATGGCAAAAGAGTTGGCTTTACTACCAGCGATGGGGTTTATGTGCACAACACCATGTTAATGAAAGGTGACACCACCGGACCAGTAAGTGCTGAATTTATATTAAAAGATCCAACTGTTGAATTTGCTGTTTTAGAAACCGCCAGAGGTGGAATTTTAAGAGCGGGCTTAGGTTTTAATGCTTGCGATATTGGCGTAATAACCAATATTCAGGAGGATCATTTGGGGATTTCGGATATTCATACGCTTGACGATTTAGCCCGTGTTAAAGAGGTTGTAATTGGAGCCGTTCGCCGTAAAGGTTGGGCTGTATTAAATGCTGATAACGGTTATTGCGTTAAAATTGCAAGAAACGCCCGTTGTAATGTTGCCTATTTTAGTATGGATGAAAATAATCCTGTAATTAAAGAACATTGTAAAAAGGGCGGAATAGCTGCGATTTATGAAAATGGTTACATTACCATCAAAACCGGCGATTGGAAATTAAGAGTTGATAAGGCCACACATATTCCGTTAACTTTTGGTGGCTCCGTAAACTTTATGATTCAGAATGTGCTTGCGGCAACTTTGGCAGCTTATTTATGGGGTTATAAACCTGAAGATATCCGCTTGTCGTTAGAAACTTTTATCCCTTCTGCAGCGCATACACCTGGTAGAATGAATGTTTTTAGGTTTAAAGATTTTAAAGTTTTGGTAGATTTTGCCCATAATCCTGATGGATTTAATGGTGTTAAAGCCTATTTGCAAAGTGTAGAAGCCACAGAACATGTGGGTATAATTTCTGGAACTGGGGATAGGCGTGATGAGGACATTATCGAAACTGCAAGAATTTCAGGACAAATGTTTGATAAAATTTATATCTGTCAGGAAAAATATTTACGCGGTCGCAAACAGCAAGAATTGATAGATTTACTTGTAACAGGGATAAGAGAAATCGATCCTAATAAGGAAATCATCATTAACAACAAAAGCACAGAATGTTTACAGGATGCTATCGATCATGCAAAAAAAGGATCTTATCTAACTATTTTAAGTAATACTATTGATAATACCATTCAAAGAGTTACCGAACATTTAGATAAAGAATTGGAAGGATAA
- a CDS encoding PA2169 family four-helix-bundle protein yields the protein MKTTAANAEILNDLIEINNDRIAGYEKAREELKDGDADLKSLFLNMIEESQKYKMALATEVAALGTDIETGTTNSGKIYRGWMDFKAIFTGHDRQTVLNNCEFGEDAAQKAYKMALEDEDLSANLRELVSDQKASLRRSHDEIKGLRDANK from the coding sequence ATGAAAACTACAGCAGCAAACGCAGAGATATTAAATGACTTAATTGAAATTAATAATGATCGTATAGCGGGTTACGAGAAAGCTCGTGAAGAACTTAAAGATGGCGATGCGGATTTGAAGTCGTTATTTTTAAATATGATTGAAGAAAGCCAGAAATACAAAATGGCCTTGGCAACAGAGGTTGCCGCATTAGGTACAGATATTGAAACAGGAACAACCAATTCTGGTAAGATTTACAGAGGTTGGATGGATTTTAAAGCAATTTTTACCGGACACGATAGACAAACTGTTTTAAATAACTGCGAATTTGGTGAGGATGCTGCACAAAAAGCTTATAAAATGGCTTTAGAAGATGAAGATTTATCAGCAAATTTAAGAGAATTGGTTTCAGATCAAAAAGCTTCTTTAAGAAGATCACATGATGAAATTAAAGGTTTGAGAGACGCAAATAAATAG
- a CDS encoding DUF1543 domain-containing protein, translated as MITPKLFMIMLGCKPKGRQTEQHDIFFGIATSLKEMIPDIYAFWPEAKNKIHIDAWREVNNVNGCKVECVNASEHFSNELHLFFINLGGYRQNEFDEPHYKMLLATPDKASATKQAKETAFYKHATFAGATSHIDDKYGVDVDDIFEIEDVLSADLKAKFRLKLTKMKSLIEDEIHLGYLPIKNIK; from the coding sequence ATGATAACACCTAAATTATTTATGATTATGCTGGGCTGCAAACCAAAAGGCAGACAAACAGAACAGCATGATATCTTCTTCGGCATTGCTACATCATTAAAAGAGATGATACCCGATATTTATGCTTTTTGGCCAGAAGCAAAAAATAAAATCCATATCGACGCCTGGCGTGAGGTAAATAATGTAAATGGTTGTAAGGTAGAATGTGTTAATGCATCAGAGCACTTTAGCAATGAGCTTCATTTATTTTTTATTAATCTAGGTGGTTATCGCCAAAATGAATTTGATGAACCACATTATAAAATGCTGCTAGCAACGCCAGATAAAGCTTCAGCAACAAAACAAGCCAAAGAAACTGCTTTTTATAAACATGCCACTTTCGCAGGTGCAACTTCGCATATTGATGATAAATATGGTGTTGATGTAGATGATATTTTTGAAATTGAAGATGTGCTTAGTGCTGATTTAAAGGCGAAATTTAGATTGAAGTTGACAAAAATGAAAAGTTTGATTGAAGATGAAATTCACTTGGGCTACCTCCCAATAAAAAACATCAAGTAA
- a CDS encoding ThuA domain-containing protein — translation MKKVISFCLIIAGIFLFQSFISAKKTARVLVFSKTKGFRHNAIEAGKIAIMKLGTANNFEVDTTENAALFTEDNLKKYATVVFLSTTGDVLDNNQQAVFERYIQAGGGFVGIHAATDTEYDWPWYGKLVGAYFISHPAVQEAKFIIKDKKHPSTKFFTDSVWMHKDELYNFKDINPDIKVLITIDEKSYTGGKNGSFHPFSWYHLYDGGRAFYTSMGHTKETWNDEQFLNHLLGGIKYSISKQKPLNFDKVHTKLP, via the coding sequence ATGAAAAAGGTAATATCCTTTTGCTTAATAATAGCAGGCATCTTTTTATTTCAAAGTTTTATTTCGGCCAAGAAAACAGCAAGGGTTTTAGTGTTTTCTAAAACGAAAGGCTTTAGGCATAACGCTATAGAAGCTGGGAAAATTGCCATTATGAAATTAGGTACAGCGAATAATTTTGAAGTCGATACAACAGAAAACGCAGCTTTATTCACGGAAGATAATTTGAAAAAATATGCTACGGTTGTTTTTTTAAGTACCACTGGTGATGTTTTAGATAATAATCAACAAGCAGTATTTGAACGTTACATTCAAGCTGGAGGAGGTTTTGTTGGCATCCATGCCGCTACAGATACTGAATATGATTGGCCTTGGTATGGCAAATTAGTTGGTGCATATTTTATAAGTCACCCTGCAGTGCAGGAAGCAAAATTTATAATTAAAGATAAAAAACATCCATCAACTAAATTTTTTACCGATTCAGTTTGGATGCACAAGGATGAACTTTATAACTTTAAAGATATAAATCCTGATATTAAAGTTTTAATTACCATCGACGAAAAATCTTATACCGGTGGCAAAAACGGAAGTTTCCATCCTTTTAGCTGGTACCATTTATATGATGGTGGAAGAGCTTTTTACACCTCAATGGGACACACAAAAGAGACTTGGAATGATGAACAATTTCTTAATCATTTATTAGGCGGAATAAAATATTCCATCTCAAAGCAAAAGCCACTTAATTTTGATAAGGTACACACAAAGTTGCCATAA
- a CDS encoding low molecular weight protein-tyrosine-phosphatase: MKILMVCLGNICRSPLAEGIMRHLSNEENLNWEIASAGTGDWHIGSAPDHRSIAAAKAIGYDISKQRAQQFDYTMFQKYDLILVMDKQNLSDVQRLAMTDEERQKVKLFLDNDDVTDPYWDNALFSPVCSQVEERCREIIKQLSLFYS; encoded by the coding sequence TTGAAAATATTAATGGTCTGCCTTGGTAATATTTGTCGTTCTCCTTTGGCGGAAGGCATTATGCGCCACTTATCGAATGAAGAAAATTTAAATTGGGAAATCGCATCAGCAGGAACTGGAGATTGGCACATTGGTAGTGCGCCCGATCATAGAAGTATTGCCGCAGCAAAAGCAATTGGCTATGATATTAGCAAGCAAAGGGCGCAACAATTCGACTATACAATGTTCCAAAAATATGATTTGATTTTGGTAATGGACAAGCAAAATTTAAGTGATGTACAACGGCTGGCAATGACGGATGAAGAACGACAAAAAGTTAAACTTTTTCTAGATAACGATGATGTTACGGATCCTTATTGGGATAACGCTCTTTTTAGCCCAGTTTGCAGTCAGGTTGAAGAAAGATGTAGAGAAATTATCAAACAACTTTCTTTATTTTATTCTTAA